The following are from one region of the Cystobacter ferrugineus genome:
- a CDS encoding NAD(P)-binding domain-containing protein has product MDYLIIGAGPAGLQLGYLLAKSGRSFRILEAGSSAGTFFKTYPRHRTLISSNKVYNGTSDPELNLRMDWNSILSDDPELLFTKYTDRYFPPADVLVKYLSDYASKNQLPIEYDTRVSRVSRTPDGGFRVETQQGRTFEAKRLIAATGVTQHNIPPIPGIEHAELYGEVSVDPKDFINKRVLIIGKGNSAFETADNLIPTAAVIHVAGPSSVRMAWRTHYVGHLRAVNNNFLDTYQLKSQNAVLDGNIQRIEKQDNGFVVTLSFSRANEVTKDLRYDRIILCTGFRFDASIFDESCRPELVIRDRFPNQTAEWESTNVPGLHFAGTIGQVRDFKKSTGGFIHGFRYSVRALHRILERKYHGAEWPHQTPPATPDALMEAVLARVNRSSGLWQQFSFLADSILIGEGGQAKYLEEVPLAYTQDSSFGDTPCHFTVSLEYGPGHADVDPFDVEVGRIAQNDAMRSGEGRYLHPVVRCYHKRELVATHHVTENLENDWTSETVHRAPLRAFFERELARAAEKNNRPAA; this is encoded by the coding sequence ATGGATTACCTCATCATCGGCGCTGGCCCGGCGGGGCTGCAATTGGGCTATCTGCTCGCCAAGTCGGGCCGGAGCTTCCGCATCCTCGAGGCGGGCTCCTCCGCGGGTACGTTCTTCAAGACCTATCCGCGCCACCGCACGCTCATCTCCAGCAACAAGGTCTACAACGGGACGAGCGACCCCGAGCTCAACCTGCGCATGGACTGGAACTCGATCCTGTCCGATGACCCGGAGCTCCTGTTCACCAAATACACGGACCGCTACTTCCCGCCCGCCGACGTGCTCGTGAAGTACTTGAGTGACTACGCGAGCAAGAACCAGTTGCCCATCGAGTACGACACCCGCGTCTCCCGCGTCAGCCGCACCCCGGACGGCGGCTTCCGCGTCGAGACCCAGCAGGGACGCACCTTCGAGGCGAAGCGGCTCATCGCCGCCACGGGCGTCACCCAGCACAACATCCCCCCCATCCCCGGCATCGAGCACGCGGAGCTCTACGGGGAGGTGTCCGTGGACCCCAAGGACTTCATCAACAAGCGCGTGCTCATCATCGGCAAGGGCAACTCCGCCTTCGAGACCGCCGACAACCTCATCCCCACCGCCGCCGTCATCCACGTCGCGGGCCCGTCCTCCGTCCGCATGGCGTGGCGCACCCACTACGTGGGCCACCTGCGCGCGGTGAACAACAACTTCCTGGACACCTACCAGCTCAAGTCCCAGAACGCCGTGCTGGACGGCAACATCCAGCGCATCGAGAAGCAGGACAACGGCTTCGTCGTCACCCTGAGCTTCTCGCGCGCCAACGAGGTCACGAAGGACCTGCGCTACGACCGCATCATCCTCTGCACGGGCTTCCGCTTCGACGCGTCCATCTTCGACGAGAGCTGCCGGCCCGAGCTGGTCATCCGCGACCGCTTCCCCAACCAGACCGCAGAGTGGGAGTCCACCAACGTCCCGGGCCTGCACTTCGCGGGCACCATCGGCCAGGTGCGCGACTTCAAGAAGTCCACCGGCGGCTTCATCCACGGCTTCCGCTACAGCGTGCGCGCCCTGCACCGCATCCTCGAGCGCAAGTACCACGGCGCCGAGTGGCCCCATCAGACGCCCCCGGCCACGCCCGACGCACTCATGGAGGCGGTGCTCGCCCGCGTCAACCGCAGCTCCGGCCTCTGGCAGCAGTTCTCCTTCCTCGCCGACTCCATCCTCATCGGTGAGGGCGGTCAGGCGAAGTACCTCGAGGAGGTGCCGCTCGCCTACACCCAGGACAGCTCGTTCGGCGACACCCCGTGCCACTTCACCGTCAGCCTCGAGTACGGCCCGGGCCACGCGGACGTGGATCCCTTCGACGTCGAGGTGGGCCGCATCGCCCAGAACGATGCCATGCGCTCCGGCGAGGGCCGCTACCTGCACCCCGTGGTGCGCTGCTACCACAAGCGCGAGCTCGTGGCGACGCACCACGTGACCGAGAACCTCGAGAACGACTGGACGAGCGAGACCGTCCACCGCGCCCCCCTGCGCGCCTTCTTCGAGCGGGAACTCGCCCGGGCCGCCGAGAAGAACAACCGGCCCGCGGCCTGA
- a CDS encoding tetratricopeptide repeat protein: MEPEAIQLIGRLLKQGVDERSLEEEILKKTDPGALIGKLAIEQAFIKDKQLVRGSAPPPSMRALGLDLGQMRSLQRAEIETIEHRLSNGEQINAEDAGWWCAWTSALANPNWLKNFEERGEAAEVILRHLPRMGLAWKAVTSIALSTGDIETAQAWAEYAVNDDPTDWKLLVRVLGAQGKFSEVESLLRHQLTDHEQEADTTRSWILHELGHALYQQGRYKDAEEYLRQTLALMEQTVGTQQIDYSAALNLLAMVLEKQGQHAESENLLRRSLAVSEKIFGTQHPDHGTALHGLAISLGKQGRYAEAENLLRQSLNIDEQSLGTHHPNYRASLHELAGVLERQGRYTEAEELLRRSLSLNKPPTNNAPHIPASLHSLAVVLAKQGRYNEAETLLRQSLTLSEQSLGTQHPNYGASLRELAVVIEQQGRTAEAEDLLRQSLSILEKSLGSQHSDYAAALHELAVVLEQQGRYPEAEKLLRQTLTIIGRTLGPKHPFYGSALHTLSSLLVKQGLYSEAEELLKQSLEIKQQALGIEHPDYAASLSQMAMVIGSQGRYSEAEKLLRQSLMIDEQALGPRHPQLCAPLANLGFNLTLQGRPQEGEPFLLRSVDIAQEAWGLHHFETAQGLNLLARTQAALKKPEAVTTARQAMEALRHTLGEEHPITKNALPALRRIIADGE; this comes from the coding sequence TTGGAGCCCGAAGCCATCCAATTGATAGGCAGGCTCCTGAAACAAGGTGTCGACGAGCGCTCCTTGGAGGAGGAAATCTTAAAAAAGACAGATCCAGGAGCGCTCATTGGGAAGCTGGCCATTGAGCAAGCCTTCATAAAAGACAAACAGCTAGTCAGGGGAAGCGCACCTCCACCTTCGATGCGAGCATTGGGATTGGATCTCGGCCAAATGCGGTCACTCCAACGGGCCGAGATCGAAACCATTGAACATCGATTGAGCAATGGAGAACAGATCAACGCCGAGGATGCTGGGTGGTGGTGCGCATGGACCAGCGCACTTGCAAATCCCAATTGGCTGAAGAACTTCGAAGAACGAGGCGAAGCCGCAGAAGTGATACTTCGGCATCTGCCGCGAATGGGTTTGGCGTGGAAAGCCGTGACCTCCATTGCCCTTTCCACAGGCGACATAGAGACGGCTCAAGCCTGGGCTGAATATGCGGTGAATGACGATCCAACAGATTGGAAACTACTCGTCAGAGTGCTTGGCGCACAGGGGAAATTCAGTGAGGTCGAATCACTGCTTCGTCATCAACTTACCGATCATGAGCAGGAAGCCGACACGACTCGTTCGTGGATTCTTCATGAACTAGGCCATGCTCTCTACCAACAAGGCCGCTACAAGGACGCAGAGGAATATCTACGCCAAACTCTTGCGCTCATGGAACAGACAGTTGGCACGCAGCAAATAGACTACAGCGCCGCACTCAACCTATTGGCCATGGTACTCGAAAAACAAGGCCAACACGCCGAGTCCGAAAACCTGCTGCGCAGGTCTCTTGCTGTAAGCGAGAAGATATTCGGCACACAACATCCCGACCATGGTACGGCTCTTCACGGACTGGCCATCTCACTAGGCAAACAGGGCCGCTACGCCGAGGCAGAAAACCTGCTGCGGCAATCTCTCAATATTGACGAGCAATCTCTCGGCACTCACCATCCTAATTATCGCGCATCACTTCACGAACTGGCTGGCGTGCTAGAAAGACAGGGCCGCTATACCGAAGCAGAGGAGCTACTGCGCAGGTCGCTCAGCCTGAACAAGCCACCCACAAACAACGCCCCTCATATCCCTGCATCTCTTCATTCCCTGGCTGTCGTTCTCGCAAAACAGGGCCGCTACAATGAGGCTGAGACTCTACTACGCCAATCCCTCACACTGTCAGAACAATCACTTGGAACACAACATCCAAATTATGGCGCTTCGCTCCGTGAACTAGCTGTCGTGATAGAGCAACAGGGGCGGACTGCGGAGGCAGAGGACTTGTTGCGTCAATCGCTCAGTATCCTAGAGAAGTCACTTGGCTCTCAGCACTCCGACTATGCCGCTGCGCTTCACGAACTGGCCGTAGTACTCGAGCAACAGGGACGTTACCCTGAAGCAGAAAAGCTACTGCGACAAACCCTTACGATTATCGGCCGCACACTTGGTCCAAAACACCCATTTTATGGCTCCGCCCTTCACACTTTATCCTCGCTCCTTGTAAAACAAGGTCTCTATTCCGAAGCGGAAGAACTGTTGAAACAATCTCTTGAAATCAAGCAGCAAGCTCTCGGCATCGAACATCCTGACTATGCCGCTTCGCTCAGCCAAATGGCCATGGTAATCGGAAGCCAAGGCCGTTACAGTGAAGCAGAGAAACTTCTGCGCCAATCTCTTATGATCGATGAACAGGCGCTAGGCCCTCGGCATCCCCAGCTCTGCGCTCCGCTAGCGAACCTTGGTTTCAACCTGACGCTGCAGGGGCGTCCACAGGAAGGGGAACCGTTCCTGTTGCGTTCCGTGGACATCGCTCAAGAAGCCTGGGGGTTACACCACTTTGAGACTGCACAAGGACTCAACTTGCTGGCACGAACCCAGGCCGCATTGAAGAAGCCCGAAGCCGTCACGACAGCCCGACAGGCCATGGAGGCTCTGCGCCATACATTGGGAGAAGAGCACCCCATCACGAAGAATGCACTCCCTGCACTGCGCCGTATCATCGCGGACGGCGAATGA
- a CDS encoding 4-hydroxyphenylpyruvate dioxygenase family protein — MAKLESLGIKGLESVHWYVSDLERSRRFYVNGLDFTERGVSSPEVEAKGKQKSAVFQAGQIVLVVSQPVGEGGRAWRYLRKHPDGVGTLNFQVEDIEKTFRLLEERGATFINDIERYTDDKGGKLAQFSITTPFGDTTFRFIQRDGYQPLFPGFVAHPEPRGGSNRYGFSHVDHITTNFQTMKPMLLWMEHVMGFEKFWEVQFHTDDVKAQQKRSHGSGLRSEVMWDPASRVKFANNEPLRPFFKASQVNLFNEDNRGDGVQHLALIVKDILTTVREMRDSKAVNFMPTPGAYYDALPEHIQKLGIKKIDEDVEVLRDLQVLVDGGGEHSYMLQIFMQDGAGLYKDQKAGPFFYELIQRKGDQGFGFGNFRALFESIERAQQAEGRV; from the coding sequence ATGGCAAAGCTTGAATCGCTGGGCATCAAGGGTTTGGAGAGCGTTCACTGGTATGTGTCCGACCTGGAGCGCAGCCGCCGCTTCTACGTGAACGGTCTGGATTTCACGGAGCGGGGAGTGTCCTCCCCCGAGGTGGAGGCCAAGGGCAAGCAGAAGTCCGCCGTCTTCCAGGCGGGGCAGATCGTGCTGGTGGTGAGCCAGCCGGTGGGAGAGGGCGGCCGGGCGTGGCGCTATCTGCGCAAGCACCCGGACGGGGTGGGCACGCTCAACTTCCAGGTGGAGGACATCGAGAAGACCTTCCGCCTGTTGGAGGAGCGCGGCGCCACCTTCATCAACGACATCGAGCGCTACACGGACGACAAGGGCGGCAAGCTCGCCCAGTTCTCCATCACCACGCCCTTTGGCGACACCACCTTCCGCTTCATCCAGCGCGATGGGTATCAGCCGCTCTTTCCGGGCTTCGTGGCGCACCCCGAGCCGCGCGGCGGCAGCAACCGCTACGGCTTCAGCCACGTGGACCACATCACCACCAACTTCCAGACGATGAAGCCCATGCTCCTGTGGATGGAGCACGTCATGGGCTTCGAGAAGTTCTGGGAGGTGCAGTTCCACACCGACGACGTGAAGGCGCAGCAGAAGCGCTCGCACGGCTCGGGCCTGCGCTCCGAGGTGATGTGGGATCCGGCGAGCCGGGTGAAGTTCGCCAACAACGAGCCCCTGCGCCCGTTCTTCAAGGCCTCGCAGGTCAACCTCTTCAACGAGGACAACCGGGGCGATGGCGTGCAGCACCTGGCGCTCATCGTGAAGGACATCCTCACCACCGTGCGCGAGATGAGGGACTCGAAGGCCGTGAACTTCATGCCGACGCCGGGCGCCTACTACGACGCGCTGCCCGAGCACATCCAGAAGCTGGGCATCAAGAAGATCGACGAGGACGTCGAGGTGCTGCGCGACCTGCAGGTGCTCGTGGATGGTGGCGGCGAGCACAGCTACATGCTGCAGATCTTCATGCAGGATGGGGCGGGGCTCTACAAGGACCAGAAGGCGGGACCCTTCTTCTACGAGCTCATCCAGCGCAAGGGCGACCAGGGCTTCGGCTTCGGCAACTTCCGCGCCCTCTTCGAGAGCATCGAGCGCGCGCAGCAGGCGGAAGGCCGGGTCTGA
- a CDS encoding AAA family ATPase, with translation MSRRDLWRKLYERFDPELPAPIEWRAPRPHSPAKKMLETLDRPFGTPRILLMGTVGTGKTTELMRVAEEREQRELVVFLDLEQHFTNVVKDLNALYRIQAWEVCFLAGLALVFRFKERLGTELDPEMVKQLGQAWQGLAEATKTPAPQLDLGSFAKEALDLGATLASTGALGPEAAGAALALKGAKTVMGSLRSWNLPLGRSEKAVPDQDRQVQELLGAVNLLLGEVQQKHRKVLLVIDGLDRIRDLPRAKALFVESQLLSQLSCPLVVCGPFALRHDVATAGVRGFKANALVNEPVLNHDDPSQPGDGVGFFLKLYTQRVNDLGKEALELVSPELLGELAYRSGGRARDFVRFIRSLSEVAWDQDAPAATPELVKQILDEWRLRQETGLNTDHIRLLQEVMKDPEHRLPPGELAHELLDYQHLLPYPNDSEWYYPHPLLTMHLVRQPPAGSAD, from the coding sequence ATGTCACGCCGCGACCTCTGGCGAAAACTCTACGAGCGATTCGACCCGGAGTTGCCCGCTCCAATTGAGTGGCGGGCTCCCCGTCCGCACAGTCCAGCGAAGAAGATGCTGGAGACGTTGGATCGACCCTTCGGCACGCCGCGCATCCTGCTGATGGGAACGGTGGGCACGGGGAAGACGACGGAGTTGATGCGTGTCGCCGAGGAGCGCGAACAACGCGAGCTGGTCGTCTTCCTGGACCTTGAGCAACACTTCACCAACGTGGTGAAGGATCTCAACGCGCTCTACCGCATCCAGGCGTGGGAGGTGTGCTTCCTCGCGGGGCTTGCGCTGGTGTTCCGATTCAAGGAGCGGTTGGGAACCGAGCTGGACCCGGAGATGGTGAAGCAACTCGGCCAAGCTTGGCAGGGGCTGGCCGAAGCCACCAAGACACCCGCCCCCCAACTCGACCTGGGCTCGTTCGCGAAGGAGGCCCTGGACCTGGGGGCGACCCTCGCTAGCACGGGAGCGCTGGGCCCAGAGGCCGCCGGAGCCGCTCTGGCGCTCAAGGGAGCCAAGACCGTGATGGGCTCCCTGCGCTCCTGGAACCTGCCGCTGGGACGCAGTGAGAAGGCAGTACCCGACCAGGATCGGCAGGTGCAGGAACTGCTCGGTGCCGTCAACCTGCTGTTGGGTGAGGTGCAGCAGAAACACCGCAAGGTGCTGCTCGTCATCGATGGCTTGGATCGGATCCGGGATCTGCCTCGCGCCAAGGCACTCTTCGTCGAGTCGCAGCTCCTCTCCCAGCTCAGCTGCCCCCTGGTGGTATGTGGCCCCTTCGCGCTCCGCCACGACGTCGCCACGGCTGGAGTGCGCGGCTTCAAGGCCAACGCACTGGTGAACGAGCCCGTACTGAACCATGACGACCCGAGCCAACCCGGGGACGGGGTGGGCTTCTTCCTCAAGCTGTACACGCAGCGAGTGAACGACCTGGGGAAAGAGGCCCTCGAACTGGTGAGCCCAGAGTTGCTAGGTGAGCTCGCCTACCGCTCGGGCGGGAGGGCCAGAGACTTCGTCCGGTTCATCCGCTCCCTATCCGAGGTGGCGTGGGACCAGGATGCTCCTGCCGCCACACCGGAACTGGTGAAGCAGATATTGGATGAGTGGCGATTGAGACAGGAGACAGGACTGAACACGGACCACATCCGGCTCCTGCAAGAAGTCATGAAGGATCCAGAGCACCGGCTACCTCCAGGAGAGCTGGCGCATGAGCTGCTCGACTACCAACACCTGCTGCCCTACCCCAACGACTCTGAATGGTACTACCCCCATCCGCTCTTGACGATGCATCTGGTTCGGCAACCCCCGGCTGGCTCCGCAGACTGA
- the maiA gene encoding maleylacetoacetate isomerase codes for MKLHGYWRSSASWRVRIALNLKGLSYEYVPVHLVKDGGQQHSEAYRALNPLRTVPTLEFTEGGRVHHLSQSLAILEYLEERHPSPALLPADPVLRAKVRMLSEVVNSGIQPLQNLMVLQRIKAEWKGDDKAWAAHWIDRGLGALHAMAQETAGRYCVGDSVSFADVCLVPQLYSARRFGVDLQPYGLLTRVEAACASLPAFQAAHADRQPDAVPA; via the coding sequence ATGAAGCTCCATGGCTATTGGCGCTCGTCCGCTTCCTGGCGGGTGCGTATCGCGCTGAACCTCAAGGGCCTGTCGTACGAGTACGTGCCCGTGCACCTGGTGAAGGACGGCGGCCAGCAGCACTCCGAGGCCTACCGGGCCCTCAACCCCCTGCGCACGGTGCCCACGCTGGAGTTCACCGAAGGGGGCCGCGTCCACCACTTGAGCCAGTCCCTGGCCATCCTCGAGTACCTCGAGGAGCGTCATCCCTCGCCTGCCCTGCTGCCCGCCGACCCTGTGCTCCGGGCGAAGGTCCGGATGTTGTCGGAGGTGGTGAACTCGGGCATCCAGCCGCTGCAGAACCTGATGGTCCTCCAGCGGATCAAGGCCGAGTGGAAAGGGGACGACAAGGCCTGGGCCGCGCATTGGATAGACCGGGGGCTGGGGGCGCTCCACGCGATGGCCCAGGAGACGGCGGGCCGTTATTGCGTGGGAGACAGCGTGTCGTTCGCCGACGTGTGCCTGGTGCCCCAGCTTTATTCCGCCCGGCGTTTTGGAGTGGATCTCCAGCCTTATGGACTGCTCACCCGCGTGGAAGCGGCGTGTGCTTCCCTTCCCGCCTTCCAGGCGGCTCACGCGGACCGGCAACCCGACGCGGTCCCCGCTTGA
- a CDS encoding alpha-hydroxy acid oxidase: MKALSLRELEAAARALLEPGIHDLFAGGSDDEVSLRANEDAFARVGLVPRVLRGRGAPRLDTELLGCRASMPIVLAPTAFHRLAHPEGERATARAAAAAGAIYTVSMASTTAIEDIAQAGGPLWFQLYLQPDRGFTEALVRRVEAAGCKALVVTVDSPVFGRRERDLRNGFMDLPAGMCCENMRPLGPNCERGPARSIAFSPTLSWADVDWLRELTSLPIALKGVLHPEDAKRALDSGVDALFVSNHGGRQLDTVPAPLELLPPIADAVGDRLPLVLDGGVRRGTDALKAFALGARAVAIGRPVLWGLAVGGEAGVAHVLTMLRSELERALALCGCGSADDASPELLHFSRWEPRWRTS; encoded by the coding sequence ATGAAGGCCCTCTCCCTGCGGGAACTCGAGGCCGCGGCCCGCGCCCTCCTCGAGCCCGGTATCCATGATCTCTTCGCGGGGGGCTCCGATGACGAGGTGTCGCTCCGGGCGAACGAGGACGCGTTCGCCCGGGTCGGCCTCGTGCCGCGGGTGCTCCGCGGACGGGGCGCCCCCCGGCTCGACACCGAGCTGCTCGGCTGCCGCGCCTCCATGCCCATCGTCCTCGCCCCCACCGCCTTCCACCGGCTGGCCCACCCGGAGGGCGAGCGGGCCACGGCCCGGGCCGCCGCGGCCGCGGGCGCCATCTACACCGTGAGCATGGCGTCCACCACCGCCATCGAGGACATCGCCCAGGCGGGCGGTCCCCTGTGGTTCCAGCTCTACCTCCAGCCCGACCGCGGCTTCACCGAGGCGCTCGTGCGGCGCGTGGAGGCGGCGGGCTGCAAGGCCCTCGTCGTCACCGTCGACTCGCCCGTGTTCGGCCGCCGCGAGCGCGACCTGCGCAACGGCTTCATGGATCTACCGGCCGGCATGTGCTGCGAGAACATGCGCCCGCTCGGCCCCAACTGCGAGCGGGGCCCGGCGCGCTCCATCGCGTTCTCCCCCACCCTCTCCTGGGCGGACGTGGACTGGTTGCGCGAGCTCACCTCGCTGCCCATCGCCCTCAAGGGCGTGCTGCACCCGGAGGACGCGAAGCGGGCCCTGGACAGCGGCGTCGACGCGCTCTTCGTCTCCAACCACGGAGGCCGGCAGCTCGACACCGTCCCCGCCCCCCTCGAGCTGCTTCCACCCATCGCCGACGCCGTCGGGGACCGGCTTCCCCTGGTGCTCGATGGAGGGGTGCGGCGCGGCACGGATGCCCTCAAGGCCTTCGCCCTCGGCGCCCGCGCCGTCGCCATCGGCCGCCCCGTGCTCTGGGGACTCGCGGTGGGCGGCGAGGCCGGGGTGGCCCATGTCCTCACGATGTTGCGCTCGGAGCTCGAGCGCGCCCTGGCCCTGTGCGGTTGCGGCTCGGCCGACGACGCCAGCCCCGAACTGCTGCACTTCTCACGATGGGAGCCCCGATGGCGAACCTCCTGA
- a CDS encoding SDR family oxidoreductase: MGTAFVTGAGVRVGSAVARALGRAGYDLVLHVNRSMEPAEALAEELRALGRRVTVYSADLSQPAAVDELGARVRAEHPALDVVVHNAGLYERVAFGSISREQYRTMLGVNLEAPFFLTQVLLPSLRQGTRPLVVHITDIGGERAERGYAHYTVSKAALIMLTRALAVELAPHVRVNAVSPGTVAFPENFGAAEREAILARIPFGREGNVEDVARTVVFLAREAPYVTGQVIAVDGGRSAQL; the protein is encoded by the coding sequence ATGGGAACCGCATTCGTCACAGGGGCTGGAGTCCGCGTGGGCAGCGCGGTGGCTCGTGCGCTGGGCCGCGCCGGGTATGACCTCGTGCTCCACGTGAACCGCTCCATGGAACCCGCGGAGGCGCTGGCCGAGGAGCTGCGGGCGCTCGGCCGCCGCGTCACCGTCTACTCAGCGGACCTGTCCCAGCCCGCGGCGGTGGATGAGCTGGGAGCGCGCGTGCGCGCGGAGCACCCGGCCCTGGACGTGGTGGTCCACAACGCGGGGCTCTATGAGCGGGTGGCCTTCGGCTCCATCTCTCGCGAGCAGTACCGGACGATGCTCGGGGTGAACCTGGAGGCGCCCTTCTTCCTGACGCAGGTGCTGCTGCCGTCCCTGCGCCAGGGCACGCGGCCGCTGGTGGTGCACATCACCGACATCGGCGGGGAGCGGGCGGAGCGCGGATATGCGCACTACACGGTGAGCAAGGCCGCGCTGATCATGCTCACCCGGGCGCTGGCGGTGGAGCTGGCGCCGCACGTGCGCGTCAACGCCGTGTCTCCTGGCACGGTGGCCTTTCCCGAGAACTTCGGCGCGGCCGAGCGCGAGGCCATCCTCGCGCGCATCCCGTTTGGCCGCGAGGGCAACGTGGAGGACGTGGCCCGCACGGTGGTCTTCCTCGCCCGCGAGGCGCCGTATGTCACCGGGCAGGTGATCGCCGTGGACGGTGGCCGGAGCGCGCAACTGTGA
- a CDS encoding fumarylacetoacetate hydrolase family protein: MKLATLKDGTRDGRLIVVKRDLSAFVPATAVAPTLQAALDQWDVLEPRLRALAEELESGRVRGEPLDVRALHSPLPRAYEWVDGSAYLNHVVLVRKARNAEPPATLKTDPLVYQGGSGTFLAPTQDLVLPDESWGLDFESEVAVILGDVPPGTQAKDAGRYVKLVMLCNDVTLRNLIPAELAKGFGFFQGKPSTAFSPIAITPDELGAAWKDGRVHLRLRSTLNGQVVGDTDAGPEMHFSFFDLIQHIARTRPFTAGTILGSGTVSNEDRSRGISCLAERRMIETIEQGAPRTPFMKVGDRIDIEMFGPDGTSLFGRISQKVVAG, encoded by the coding sequence ATGAAGCTCGCCACCCTCAAGGACGGAACGCGCGACGGACGGCTCATCGTCGTCAAGCGGGATCTGTCGGCCTTCGTGCCCGCCACCGCCGTGGCGCCCACGCTTCAGGCCGCGTTGGATCAATGGGACGTGCTGGAGCCCCGGCTGCGCGCCCTGGCCGAGGAGTTGGAGTCCGGCCGCGTGCGCGGCGAGCCGCTCGACGTGCGCGCCCTGCACTCGCCCCTGCCTCGCGCCTACGAGTGGGTGGACGGCAGCGCCTACCTCAACCACGTGGTGCTGGTGCGCAAGGCGCGCAACGCCGAGCCCCCCGCCACGCTCAAGACGGATCCGCTCGTCTACCAGGGCGGCTCGGGCACCTTCCTCGCGCCCACGCAGGACCTGGTGCTGCCCGACGAGAGCTGGGGCCTGGACTTCGAGTCCGAAGTGGCCGTCATCCTCGGTGACGTGCCGCCAGGCACCCAGGCGAAGGACGCGGGCCGGTACGTGAAGCTGGTGATGCTCTGCAATGACGTCACCCTGCGCAACCTCATCCCCGCCGAGCTCGCCAAGGGGTTTGGCTTCTTCCAGGGCAAGCCCTCCACCGCCTTCAGCCCCATTGCCATCACCCCGGACGAGCTGGGCGCGGCGTGGAAGGACGGCCGGGTCCACCTGCGCCTGCGCTCCACCCTCAATGGCCAGGTGGTGGGTGACACGGACGCCGGCCCGGAGATGCACTTCTCCTTCTTCGATTTGATCCAGCACATCGCCAGGACGCGCCCCTTCACCGCGGGGACGATCCTCGGCAGCGGCACCGTGTCCAACGAGGATCGCTCCCGGGGCATCTCCTGCCTCGCCGAGCGGCGGATGATCGAGACCATCGAGCAGGGCGCGCCCCGGACGCCCTTCATGAAGGTGGGCGACAGGATCGACATCGAGATGTTCGGCCCCGACGGGACGAGTCTGTTCGGCCGCATCTCCCAGAAGGTGGTGGCGGGATGA
- the mutM gene encoding bifunctional DNA-formamidopyrimidine glycosylase/DNA-(apurinic or apyrimidinic site) lyase, translating to MAEVPEVETLVRDLQQAVVGRRLTGAEVLDPAAVRFPSHRELSSLLEGRRVTAARRRAKLMLLSLDDGQVLALHLMLWGNLSLRPVSGTRPEATLVVFGLEGGEELIFSDTLGYARAALAPADELAERLKLSELGPEALADDFTPELLARQLRRRRGPLKTVLLNQRVLAGLGNRDADESLWSAGLHPRRSASSLTPPEVGRLHEAIREVLDEGIRLRGTQRDLFGIQGQARHHRHVFGRTGEPCPRCGMPVHASKLGGRNTHWCPHCQPEHLPGHAPPLPLGP from the coding sequence ATGGCGGAAGTGCCCGAGGTGGAAACGCTGGTGCGCGACCTGCAACAAGCGGTGGTGGGACGGCGCCTCACCGGCGCGGAGGTGCTCGATCCCGCGGCGGTGCGCTTCCCCTCGCACCGGGAGCTGTCCTCGCTCTTGGAGGGACGCCGTGTCACCGCCGCGCGGCGACGGGCCAAGCTCATGCTCCTGTCACTGGACGACGGACAGGTGCTGGCCCTGCACCTGATGCTCTGGGGCAACCTCTCGCTGCGGCCCGTGAGTGGCACGCGGCCCGAGGCCACCCTCGTCGTGTTCGGCCTGGAAGGGGGCGAGGAGCTGATCTTCAGCGACACGCTCGGCTATGCACGGGCCGCGCTCGCCCCCGCGGACGAGCTGGCCGAGCGCCTGAAGCTGTCGGAGCTCGGGCCCGAGGCGCTCGCGGATGACTTCACCCCCGAACTGCTCGCGCGGCAACTGCGCCGGCGCCGGGGGCCGCTCAAGACGGTGCTCCTCAACCAGCGCGTCCTCGCGGGGCTCGGCAACCGCGACGCCGACGAGAGCCTGTGGAGCGCGGGACTCCACCCCCGCCGCTCCGCCTCCTCGCTGACACCGCCCGAGGTGGGCCGCCTCCACGAGGCCATCCGCGAGGTGCTCGACGAGGGCATCCGCCTGCGGGGCACCCAGCGGGATCTCTTCGGCATCCAGGGACAGGCCCGTCACCACCGCCACGTGTTCGGCCGCACGGGCGAGCCCTGTCCCCGCTGTGGCATGCCGGTACACGCGAGCAAGCTCGGCGGCCGCAACACCCACTGGTGCCCGCATTGCCAGCCCGAGCACCTGCCTGGCCACGCGCCCCCCCTGCCCCTGGGGCCCTGA